The following are from one region of the Bradyrhizobium septentrionale genome:
- a CDS encoding SDR family NAD(P)-dependent oxidoreductase codes for MKLDSSVAAVVTGGASGLGAATSRALAAQGVKVAIFDFNEENGEAIAREIGGVFCKVDVTSDEQVDAGFAKARAAHGQERILVNCAGTGNAVKTAGRDKKTGEPTHFPIDAFNRIIQINLVGTFRCIAKSAQGMLSLTPLEHGERGAVVNTASVAAEDGQMGQAAYSASKAGVVGMTLPIARDLMAEGIRVNTILPGIFNTPLLQGAPENVKAALSASVPFPKRLGMPEEYAQLALTMITNGYFNGEDVRLDGAIRMAPR; via the coding sequence ATGAAACTCGATTCATCGGTCGCCGCCGTCGTCACCGGCGGCGCCTCCGGCCTCGGCGCAGCCACCTCGCGGGCGCTGGCTGCGCAAGGCGTGAAAGTCGCGATCTTCGACTTCAACGAAGAGAACGGTGAAGCCATCGCCAGGGAAATCGGCGGCGTGTTCTGCAAGGTCGATGTCACCTCCGACGAGCAGGTCGATGCGGGCTTCGCCAAGGCCCGCGCGGCACACGGCCAGGAGCGCATCCTGGTGAACTGCGCGGGCACCGGCAACGCGGTGAAGACCGCCGGCCGGGACAAGAAGACCGGCGAACCCACTCACTTTCCGATCGACGCCTTCAACCGCATCATCCAGATCAACCTCGTCGGCACCTTCCGCTGCATCGCCAAGTCGGCGCAGGGCATGCTGTCGCTGACGCCGCTGGAGCACGGCGAGCGCGGTGCGGTCGTCAACACCGCTTCGGTTGCGGCCGAGGACGGCCAGATGGGGCAGGCCGCCTATTCGGCCTCGAAGGCCGGCGTCGTCGGCATGACGCTGCCGATCGCGCGCGACCTGATGGCCGAGGGCATCCGCGTCAACACCATTCTGCCGGGCATCTTCAATACGCCCCTGCTGCAGGGCGCCCCGGAGAACGTCAAGGCCGCGCTCAGCGCGTCGGTGCCGTTCCCGAAGCGTCTCGGCATGCCGGAGGAGTATGCGCAGCTGGCGCTGACCATGATCACCAACGGCTACTTCAACGGTGAAGACGTCCGCCTCGATGGCGCCATCCGCATGGCCCCGCGTTAA
- a CDS encoding acetyl-CoA C-acetyltransferase — protein MSEAYIIDAVRTPRGIGKPGKGALSHLHPQQLAATVLGALKERNKLDTSTVDDIIWSTSTQEGKQGGDLGRMSALAAGYDINASGTTLDRFCGGGITSVNLAAASVMSGMEDCVIAGGTEMMSYQQTLAAERSKAGQPARMMGSGNPALDDIHPQSHQGVCGDAIATRERISREACDALALVSQQRAKRAIDEGRFAKSVIPVLNDDGSVALNREEFPRPETTAEGLASLKPSFEQLADFDLGNGVTFKKQIQRRYPDLDWKGVHHAGNSSGVVDGAAAVLITSKEYAEKHGLKPRGRIVAYANQGDDPTLMLNAPVPAAKKVLAKAGLTKDDIDVWEINEAFAVVAEKFIRDLKLDREKVNINGGSIALGHPIGATGSILIGTALDELERSGGRYGLVTMCAAGGMAPAIIIERI, from the coding sequence ATGTCTGAAGCATACATCATCGACGCCGTTCGCACGCCGCGGGGCATCGGCAAGCCAGGCAAGGGTGCGCTGTCGCACCTGCACCCGCAGCAACTGGCGGCAACAGTGCTCGGCGCGCTCAAGGAGCGCAACAAGCTCGATACGTCGACCGTCGACGACATCATCTGGTCGACATCGACCCAGGAAGGCAAGCAGGGCGGCGATCTCGGACGCATGTCGGCGCTCGCGGCCGGATACGACATCAACGCCAGCGGCACGACGCTGGATCGCTTCTGCGGCGGCGGCATCACGTCGGTGAACCTCGCGGCAGCTTCGGTGATGTCGGGAATGGAGGATTGCGTCATCGCGGGTGGCACCGAGATGATGAGCTATCAGCAGACCCTCGCAGCCGAGCGCTCCAAGGCCGGACAGCCGGCGCGGATGATGGGTTCGGGCAATCCGGCGCTTGACGACATTCACCCGCAGTCTCACCAGGGCGTGTGCGGCGACGCCATTGCGACCCGCGAGAGGATCAGCCGCGAGGCCTGCGATGCGCTGGCCCTGGTCAGCCAGCAACGCGCCAAGCGGGCGATCGATGAAGGCCGCTTCGCCAAGTCGGTGATCCCCGTGCTCAACGACGACGGCAGCGTCGCGCTCAATCGTGAAGAATTCCCGCGCCCCGAGACCACGGCCGAAGGACTTGCGTCGCTGAAGCCGAGCTTCGAGCAGCTCGCCGATTTCGATCTCGGCAACGGGGTGACATTCAAGAAGCAGATTCAGCGCCGGTATCCGGACCTCGACTGGAAGGGCGTGCATCATGCCGGCAACAGCTCGGGCGTGGTGGACGGCGCCGCCGCGGTGCTGATCACCTCGAAGGAATATGCCGAGAAGCACGGCCTCAAGCCGCGCGGCCGCATCGTGGCCTATGCCAATCAGGGTGACGACCCGACGCTGATGCTCAACGCGCCCGTTCCGGCGGCCAAGAAGGTTCTCGCCAAGGCCGGCCTGACCAAGGACGACATCGACGTCTGGGAGATCAACGAGGCCTTCGCGGTCGTCGCTGAAAAATTCATCCGCGACCTCAAGCTGGATCGCGAGAAGGTCAACATCAATGGCGGCTCGATCGCGCTCGGTCACCCGATTGGCGCGACCGGATCGATCCTGATCGGCACGGCGCTCGATGAGCTCGAGCGGAGCGGCGGACGTTACGGTCTCGTCACCATGTGTGCCGCCGGCGGAATGGCGCCGGCCATCATCATCGAACGCATCTGA